The Oxalobacter aliiformigenes nucleotide sequence CCGCCATTACATCACCATACTGGCTGGAAACCCGTCTGATACCGGACGATAAGGAACAGATCGAGAAAACCCTGCACGAACTGGTTGACGAAGACCGCTGCTCGCTGATTCTGACCACAGGAGGAACCGGCCCGGCACGACGCGACCAGACACCGGATGCCACCCTTGCCGTCGGCACCCGGGAAATGCCGGGGTTTGCGGAACGGATGCGTCAGATCAGTCTGCATTTCGTCCCGACCGCCATACTGTCCCGACAAGTTGCCGTCATCTGCGAACGTCCTGACCATGCCGCCCTGATACTGAATCTGCCGGGACGGCCCGCAGCCATCCGGCAGACGCTGGAAGGTGTCCGCGACAAAAACGGGACGCTCACAGAACCCGGCATTTTCACCGCCATTCCATACTGTATCGAACTGATCGGCGGCCCGACCATTGAAACGAACGAGACCGTATGCAAGGCATGGCGTCCCTCCAAGGATCCATCGTGACATTATTTCAACCCACTGTTTTATAACCGACGAGAAAAAACAATGAACAATACGTATCTTCAGTACAGCCAGACCGATACCGGAGACAACCCGGAAACCAGTATCATCTGGATGCATGGTCTTGGCGATCACGGTTCGAGCTTCATCCCGCTGGTCCGTGAATTCGATCTCACCGGCTGTCCCCCCATCCGTTTCATTTTCCCCCATGCTCCCGAACGTCCCATCACCGCCAATGCAGGATATCCCATGCGGGCATGGTTCGATATCTATAACGGTTTCGATGATGCCGACATGGAAGATTCGGAAGGCGTTGCCGAATCGCAAAGACTGATTACCGGACTGATCGAACAGGAAAAAAAACGTGGCGTTCCATCCGACCGTATCCTTCTTGCCGGATTTTCGCAAGGATGTGCCATGGCGCTTTATACCGGACTGTGTTATCCGGAAAAACTGGCCGGTATCATCGGACTGTCAGGATACATGCCGCTGATTTATTCTTTCCCTGACGACCGGAACCCCGTCAATCAGAACACGCCGATATTCATGGCCCACGGAACCCAGGATGAAGTCGTCCCCTTTTCGAGAGGCGAAGACACCATGAAATTGCTGACCTCGCTGGGCTACAACGTCAACTGGAACGCTTACCAGATGTCCCACACCATGTCGATGACAGAAGTCATCGATCTCGGTGCATGGCTGAGACAACTGCTGGCAACCTGACAGTTTGTCGCAAGACCGGCGCGAAAGACAGCGCAGGCACCGGGAAGAACCGAAACATACCCTTTCCGGAAGATATCTTGCCAAACCGTTCTTGTTCAATACAAAAAACCGAAGCCCTCGCAAGAGGGCTTCGGCCAACAAGCTGAATGGGGACCTGATCCCATTCAACAGGAGGGAAGGGCCGGGAAGGCAAAACCCTCCTTCTGTTGTTGAACAGTTTTTGTCCTGCGATCAGAACTTGTGGGTGATACCGATCTGAACACCGTAGGTACCGTCGTCGGTATCGCCATAAATCGCTGCGACTTCCTTGTCGTCGTAGTCGGTGTAAGCCAGATTACCGTAGATGGCGGTACGTTTGGACAGGTCATAGGTATAACCGATGGCATACTTGTAGATGTCCTTGTCGCTGATATTGCCACCATTGGCTTCGACTTCCATCCACTGGGCGGAAGCGTTCAGACGGCCCGGACCAAGCTTCCATTCGACGCCCAACAACCACTGGTTTTCCTGGATGTCATCGGCACCAGCATAAGCTGTCAGTTTATTGTCAAGTTTGGCTGTTTTCCAGGCGCTTTGATCACCCAGTGCGTAACCTTTGTCCTTGGTCTGTTGATACAGCAATTCGACCTTGGCAGGACCGAAGCGGTATGCAGCACCCAGGTTCCAGACGGACGATTTCTTGGAATCGGCCAGACGGCTCCAGTTACCGACCAAGGCCAGAGGACCGTTGTCGTAACCGAGCATG carries:
- the mog gene encoding molybdopterin adenylyltransferase — protein: MKKNAGDISIGLVSVSDRAYEGSYPDLGIPALKDWLASAITSPYWLETRLIPDDKEQIEKTLHELVDEDRCSLILTTGGTGPARRDQTPDATLAVGTREMPGFAERMRQISLHFVPTAILSRQVAVICERPDHAALILNLPGRPAAIRQTLEGVRDKNGTLTEPGIFTAIPYCIELIGGPTIETNETVCKAWRPSKDPS
- a CDS encoding alpha/beta hydrolase, translated to MNNTYLQYSQTDTGDNPETSIIWMHGLGDHGSSFIPLVREFDLTGCPPIRFIFPHAPERPITANAGYPMRAWFDIYNGFDDADMEDSEGVAESQRLITGLIEQEKKRGVPSDRILLAGFSQGCAMALYTGLCYPEKLAGIIGLSGYMPLIYSFPDDRNPVNQNTPIFMAHGTQDEVVPFSRGEDTMKLLTSLGYNVNWNAYQMSHTMSMTEVIDLGAWLRQLLAT